A window of Psychroflexus sp. ALD_RP9 contains these coding sequences:
- a CDS encoding M42 family metallopeptidase, with product MTDTSLKFLEKYLNNAAPTGYEAEGQKLWMDYLEPYVDEFITDNYGTAVGVINPEAEFKVVIEGHADEISWYVNYITDDGLIYVIRNGGSDHQIATSRRVNIHTKNGIVEGVFGWPAIHTRDKSSEQSPKLENICIDVGCSTKAEVEELGVHVGCVITYPDEFFVLNNNKFVCRALDNRMGGFMIAEVARLLKENNVKLDFGLYITNSVQEEVGLRGAEMITQRIKPDVAIVTDVCHDTTTPMIDKKKEGLTKIGDGPVISYAPAIQNNLRELIIKTAEDKNIPFQRLAASRVTGTDTDAFAYSNGGVASALISLPLRYMHTTVEMVHKDDVENVIQLIYNSLLNIKNKHNFSYFN from the coding sequence ATGACAGATACTTCTTTAAAATTTCTTGAAAAATACCTCAATAACGCGGCTCCAACTGGTTATGAAGCTGAAGGCCAAAAACTTTGGATGGACTATTTAGAACCTTATGTAGACGAATTTATAACCGATAATTACGGCACAGCTGTTGGCGTTATTAATCCTGAAGCAGAATTTAAAGTCGTGATTGAAGGTCATGCTGATGAAATTTCTTGGTATGTTAATTACATTACAGATGATGGATTAATTTATGTGATTAGAAATGGCGGTAGCGATCATCAAATAGCGACCTCTAGACGTGTTAACATTCATACTAAAAACGGCATTGTTGAAGGTGTTTTTGGTTGGCCAGCTATTCATACACGAGATAAAAGTAGCGAACAATCGCCAAAGCTTGAAAATATTTGTATCGATGTTGGTTGCTCAACCAAAGCCGAAGTTGAAGAATTAGGTGTTCATGTTGGTTGTGTCATCACATATCCAGATGAGTTTTTTGTGCTTAATAATAACAAATTTGTTTGTCGAGCTCTAGATAATCGCATGGGTGGCTTTATGATTGCTGAAGTTGCCAGATTACTTAAAGAAAATAATGTTAAACTCGACTTTGGACTTTACATTACCAATTCAGTGCAAGAAGAAGTTGGCTTACGTGGTGCTGAAATGATTACACAACGAATTAAACCTGATGTTGCTATTGTTACAGATGTTTGTCACGATACAACTACACCTATGATTGACAAGAAGAAAGAAGGTTTAACTAAAATTGGAGATGGCCCAGTAATTAGTTATGCTCCGGCCATACAAAACAATTTAAGAGAACTTATTATTAAAACAGCTGAAGATAAAAATATCCCTTTCCAGCGTTTAGCTGCTAGTCGAGTTACAGGTACTGATACAGATGCATTTGCTTATAGCAATGGTGGAGTTGCTTCTGCTTTAATTTCGTTACCATTGCGATACATGCACACAACAGTTGAAATGGTTCATAAAGATGACGTTGAAAATGTGATTCAGTTAATATACAATAGCTTACTCAATATTAAAAACAAGCACAACTTCAGTTATTTTAATTAA
- the rmuC gene encoding DNA recombination protein RmuC: protein MEYLIIGVIAIICLLIGLFIGKKLGRSDAQEARKTIENEAIELRQTNKNLELQLKDLNSKLETQQETAKQELKELSAEKNKIEIALTQRNTEFKNLQEKLEHQKADVEKLQEKFSADFENLANKILDQKSEKFTSLNKENIEQILSPLKDKIKSFEDKVEKNNTDFLKTHSELGQKLKDLNELNSKISEEAQNLTNALKGETKTQGNWGEMILERVLEKSGLTKGREYDIQQSFENEDGKKQMPDVVINLPNEKQMIIDSKVSLVAYERYVNSSESLEKSKHLKDHIKSLKTHIKQLSEKKYEELGFQKSPDFVLMFIPIEPALYLAQNEDQNFFYSAFDHNILLVSPTTLLSTLRTVDTIWKNEKQQQNANEIAKHAGNLYDKFTNLLVELETIGKRLKSTDAAYSDAMKKLTGKQNLIKDVEKLKQLGVRTSKDISQKWIKKANENSLLDHE, encoded by the coding sequence ATGGAATATCTTATTATCGGTGTAATTGCCATTATATGCTTACTCATTGGTTTGTTTATCGGAAAAAAATTAGGCCGATCTGATGCTCAAGAAGCTCGTAAAACAATTGAAAATGAAGCAATAGAGCTGCGACAAACCAACAAAAATCTAGAACTTCAGTTAAAAGACTTAAACTCTAAATTAGAAACTCAACAAGAGACAGCTAAACAAGAGTTGAAAGAACTATCTGCTGAAAAAAATAAAATAGAAATAGCTTTAACACAACGAAATACTGAATTTAAAAATCTACAAGAAAAACTAGAACATCAAAAAGCCGATGTTGAAAAACTACAAGAAAAATTTTCAGCTGACTTTGAAAATTTAGCCAATAAAATATTAGACCAAAAGTCTGAAAAGTTTACCTCGCTTAATAAAGAAAATATTGAGCAAATTTTATCACCACTTAAAGATAAAATAAAGTCGTTTGAAGATAAAGTTGAAAAAAACAATACAGATTTCTTAAAAACACATTCTGAATTAGGCCAAAAATTAAAAGACCTTAACGAGCTTAACTCAAAGATTAGCGAAGAAGCACAAAACTTAACAAATGCCTTAAAAGGAGAAACTAAAACTCAGGGAAATTGGGGCGAAATGATTTTAGAACGTGTGCTTGAAAAATCAGGTTTAACAAAAGGCCGAGAATACGATATACAACAGAGTTTTGAAAATGAAGACGGCAAAAAACAAATGCCTGATGTGGTGATTAATTTACCAAACGAAAAACAAATGATTATCGACTCTAAGGTATCACTTGTCGCTTACGAACGTTACGTTAATAGCAGTGAATCTCTTGAGAAATCAAAACACCTAAAAGACCATATTAAATCTTTAAAAACTCATATCAAGCAATTAAGCGAAAAAAAGTACGAAGAATTAGGATTTCAAAAATCACCTGATTTTGTGCTTATGTTTATTCCTATCGAGCCAGCACTATATTTAGCTCAAAATGAAGATCAAAACTTTTTTTACTCAGCATTTGACCATAATATTTTATTAGTTAGTCCAACAACGCTACTTTCAACATTACGAACGGTAGATACTATTTGGAAAAACGAAAAACAACAGCAAAATGCCAACGAAATTGCCAAACACGCTGGTAATCTCTATGATAAATTTACAAATTTATTAGTTGAATTAGAAACCATCGGTAAGCGATTAAAATCGACTGATGCTGCTTATAGCGATGCGATGAAAAAACTTACTGGCAAACAAAACCTCATCAAAGATGTTGAGAAGTTGAAGCAACTTGGTGTTAGAACATCAAAAGATATTAGCCAAAAGTGGATTAAAAAAGCTAATGAAAACTCTTTACTTGACCATGAATAA
- a CDS encoding PhoH family protein: MNELILELSEINPKEFFGDQNKNFQLVRKYFPKLKLVARGGVVKAFGDQEMLDEFEKRMKMLTEYFLKYNNLDENSIERILTSESKADYQTSKQSDQVLVHGVGGRSIKAQTANQRKLVELMQKNDMVFAIGPAGTGKTYTGVALAVRALKNKEVKRIILTRPAVEAGENLGFLPGDLKEKLDPYMQPLYDALRDMIPPEKLDSFIEKGIIQIAPLAFMRGRTLDNAFVILDESQNTTHAQMKMFLTRMGRHAKFMITGDPGQVDLPRRSISGLKEALLVLKNVKGIGILHLDDKDVIRHKLVKKVISAYKSIENQD; encoded by the coding sequence TTGAATGAACTAATTTTAGAACTTTCAGAAATCAATCCTAAAGAATTTTTTGGCGATCAAAATAAAAACTTTCAACTTGTTAGAAAGTATTTTCCAAAACTAAAACTTGTCGCTAGAGGTGGAGTTGTTAAAGCTTTTGGAGATCAAGAAATGCTAGATGAGTTTGAAAAGCGCATGAAAATGCTTACCGAATACTTTTTAAAGTATAACAATTTAGATGAAAATAGTATAGAACGTATTTTAACAAGCGAATCAAAAGCCGATTATCAAACGTCTAAACAATCTGACCAAGTTCTAGTTCACGGTGTTGGCGGTCGAAGTATCAAAGCTCAAACAGCTAATCAACGCAAATTAGTTGAATTAATGCAAAAAAACGATATGGTTTTTGCGATTGGTCCCGCAGGGACTGGTAAAACCTATACTGGTGTAGCTCTTGCTGTTAGAGCACTTAAAAACAAAGAAGTAAAACGAATTATATTAACACGTCCAGCAGTTGAAGCTGGAGAAAATCTTGGTTTTTTGCCAGGTGATTTAAAAGAAAAGTTAGATCCTTACATGCAGCCTTTATACGATGCGTTGCGTGATATGATTCCACCAGAAAAATTAGATAGTTTCATAGAAAAAGGTATTATTCAAATAGCGCCTTTAGCATTTATGCGAGGCCGAACTTTAGATAATGCTTTCGTTATTCTCGATGAGTCTCAAAACACCACACACGCCCAAATGAAAATGTTTTTAACAAGAATGGGACGTCATGCCAAGTTTATGATTACGGGCGATCCTGGTCAAGTAGATTTGCCAAGACGTTCAATCTCTGGTTTAAAAGAAGCACTTTTAGTTCTTAAAAACGTTAAAGGAATTGGGATTTTACACCTAGACGATAAAGATGTGATACGTCATAAACTCGTTAAGAAAGTTATTTCAGCTTATAAATCAATTGAAAATCAAGATTAA
- a CDS encoding DUF4294 domain-containing protein, producing the protein MKFLIIIFIFLKSFVLWSQDTTTASTQQKKFYDLSEENPKAVSSIELDEVVIYPKLKLSDRSNIRQYLILKRKVKRVWPYAILASKRLDSLNKRLEQIESKRKRKKYTKLIQNYIENRFTDELKKLTKTEGQILVKLMHRQTGISTYDLVKDLKSGWRAFWYNTTASLFNISLKETYQPYKVKEDFYIESILVQSFVKGELEKQNPSSAIDFIDLFDHWEAEKEKNNLLKHSKAIENKK; encoded by the coding sequence ATGAAATTTCTTATCATCATATTTATTTTCTTGAAGTCTTTTGTGCTTTGGTCACAGGATACGACCACAGCTTCTACTCAGCAAAAGAAATTTTATGATTTAAGTGAAGAAAACCCTAAAGCGGTTTCTTCAATTGAGTTAGATGAAGTAGTCATTTATCCCAAATTGAAGTTATCAGACCGATCAAATATTAGGCAATACCTTATACTCAAGCGAAAAGTTAAACGGGTTTGGCCTTACGCTATTCTAGCTTCTAAGCGTTTAGACAGCTTAAATAAGCGTTTAGAGCAAATTGAGTCGAAACGTAAGCGAAAAAAATACACAAAATTAATTCAAAATTATATCGAAAATCGGTTTACAGATGAATTAAAAAAACTCACCAAAACAGAAGGGCAAATATTGGTTAAGCTTATGCATCGTCAAACAGGAATCTCAACTTATGATCTTGTAAAAGATTTAAAATCGGGATGGAGAGCATTTTGGTATAATACAACCGCAAGTTTGTTTAATATTTCTTTAAAAGAAACCTATCAGCCTTACAAGGTGAAAGAAGATTTTTATATCGAATCTATTTTAGTCCAGAGTTTTGTTAAGGGAGAACTTGAGAAACAAAATCCAAGTTCAGCAATAGATTTTATTGATTTATTTGACCATTGGGAAGCAGAAAAAGAAAAGAATAACTTACTGAAGCATTCAAAAGCCATAGAAAATAAAAAGTAA
- a CDS encoding phosphoribosylaminoimidazolesuccinocarboxamide synthase, with product MTNSTLLETNFNFRLQTNYYKGKVREVYTLSNHQLIMIATDRLSAFDVVLPKGIPFKGQILNQIAFDMLKATEHQVPNWLTNSPDPNVAIGHQCQPFKVEMVVRAYLAGHAWREYKSGKREICGVNLPDGLKENDELPQPIITPTTKADQGLHDQDISRQEILKQQIVAQKDYEILEDYSLKLFQLGTEIAQKRGLILVDTKYEFGKTTEGKIVVIDEIHTPDSSRYFYADTYEELQKKGLRQKQLSKEFVREWLIENGFQGKDNQKIPEMTTDFITSVSNRYIELYEKITGKKFIKADVSDINQRIESNLKDYF from the coding sequence ATGACGAATTCTACACTTTTAGAGACAAATTTCAACTTTAGGCTTCAAACTAATTATTATAAAGGTAAAGTGCGTGAGGTTTATACACTATCAAACCATCAACTAATCATGATTGCCACAGATCGTCTTAGTGCTTTTGATGTGGTTTTACCAAAAGGAATTCCATTTAAAGGACAAATTTTAAACCAGATAGCCTTTGATATGTTAAAAGCTACTGAACACCAAGTACCGAATTGGTTAACGAATTCTCCTGACCCCAATGTAGCAATTGGGCATCAATGTCAGCCGTTTAAGGTAGAAATGGTTGTACGTGCTTACTTAGCTGGTCATGCTTGGCGTGAATATAAATCTGGAAAACGTGAGATTTGCGGCGTTAATTTACCTGATGGTTTAAAAGAAAATGATGAACTTCCGCAACCAATTATTACACCTACAACCAAAGCAGATCAAGGTTTACATGATCAAGATATTTCTCGGCAAGAAATTTTAAAACAACAAATTGTTGCACAAAAAGATTATGAAATCCTAGAAGATTACAGTTTGAAGCTGTTTCAGTTAGGAACAGAAATTGCTCAGAAGCGTGGCTTAATTTTGGTTGATACAAAATATGAATTTGGCAAAACAACTGAAGGTAAGATTGTTGTTATTGATGAAATACACACACCTGATTCTTCCCGTTATTTTTATGCCGATACTTATGAAGAATTACAAAAAAAGGGACTTCGTCAAAAGCAACTTTCAAAAGAATTTGTTAGAGAATGGCTAATTGAAAACGGTTTTCAAGGTAAAGACAATCAAAAAATCCCAGAGATGACAACCGATTTTATAACATCCGTAAGCAATCGCTATATTGAATTGTACGAAAAAATTACTGGCAAAAAATTTATAAAAGCTGATGTTTCAGATATCAACCAAAGAATAGAAAGTAACCTTAAGGACTATTTTTAG
- the mtaB gene encoding tRNA (N(6)-L-threonylcarbamoyladenosine(37)-C(2))-methylthiotransferase MtaB, producing MQKKVAFYTLGCKLNFSETSTIARQFEEKGFQKTDFQSPADVVVINTCSVTENADKRFKTIVKQARKINNDAFIIGVGCYAQLKPEELAAVNGVDLVLGATEKFKVTDYINDLTKNDFGEVHSCEIDDADFYVGSYSIGDRTRAFLKVQDGCDYKCTYCTIPLARGISRSDTLANVLKNAKEISEQNIKEIVLTGVNIGDYGKGEFGNKKHEHTFLDLVKALETVEGIERLRISSIEPNLLKNETIDFVAASQKFVPHFHIPLQSGSNTLLKLMRRRYMRELYVDRVHRIKQQLPDACIGVDVIVGFPGETDELFLETYNFLINLDISYLHVFTYSERDNTLAANMEGAVPLKTRKKRSKMLRGLSAKKRRAFYESQLGKIHEVLFEGENKEGYIHGFTENYVKIKFPWNPYLVNTLQQVKLIEIAEDGIVKVQLVSVPAEV from the coding sequence ATGCAAAAAAAAGTAGCGTTTTACACCTTAGGTTGTAAATTAAATTTTTCTGAAACCTCTACAATTGCCCGACAATTTGAAGAAAAAGGTTTTCAAAAAACTGACTTTCAATCTCCAGCTGATGTTGTGGTAATTAATACTTGTAGCGTTACTGAAAATGCAGATAAACGTTTTAAGACCATTGTAAAACAAGCGCGTAAAATTAATAATGATGCCTTTATAATAGGTGTTGGTTGTTATGCACAACTGAAACCTGAAGAGCTTGCAGCTGTTAATGGTGTTGATTTAGTTCTTGGTGCAACCGAGAAATTTAAAGTAACCGATTACATTAATGATTTAACCAAAAATGATTTTGGCGAAGTACACTCTTGCGAAATCGATGATGCTGATTTCTACGTGGGTTCTTACTCGATTGGTGATCGAACGCGTGCTTTTTTAAAAGTTCAAGATGGTTGTGATTATAAATGTACCTATTGCACCATACCGCTTGCAAGAGGTATTTCACGCTCTGATACCCTAGCTAATGTGTTGAAAAATGCTAAGGAAATTTCTGAACAAAACATCAAAGAAATCGTCTTAACAGGTGTAAATATTGGCGACTATGGAAAAGGAGAGTTCGGAAATAAAAAGCATGAACATACCTTTTTAGATTTAGTAAAAGCACTAGAAACAGTTGAAGGTATTGAGCGTTTAAGAATTTCATCTATTGAACCAAATTTACTTAAAAATGAAACGATTGACTTCGTTGCGGCAAGTCAAAAGTTTGTACCTCATTTTCATATTCCTTTACAAAGTGGTAGCAATACATTGTTAAAATTAATGCGCCGCCGTTACATGCGCGAACTATATGTTGACCGTGTTCATCGCATCAAACAACAATTGCCTGACGCTTGTATAGGCGTTGATGTTATTGTCGGTTTTCCCGGTGAAACTGATGAATTGTTTTTAGAGACTTATAACTTTCTAATTAATCTTGACATATCGTATTTACATGTGTTTACCTATTCTGAAAGAGACAATACTTTAGCCGCAAACATGGAAGGCGCTGTACCTTTAAAAACAAGAAAAAAACGTAGTAAAATGCTACGAGGACTTTCAGCAAAAAAACGGAGAGCTTTTTATGAATCACAGCTAGGGAAGATTCATGAAGTTCTATTTGAAGGCGAAAATAAAGAAGGTTACATTCATGGTTTTACTGAAAACTACGTTAAAATAAAATTTCCATGGAATCCTTATTTGGTTAATACATTACAACAAGTAAAACTTATTGAAATAGCTGAAGACGGAATAGTTAAAGTTCAATTAGTTTCGGTTCCTGCTGAGGTTTAA
- a CDS encoding N-acetyltransferase, which translates to MKIMNGADLNIENNTFLRQYELKTEEGLLTIEYQDQGRQLFLTKLNLPSKQVNPNLVEVFIAQVLESYRDSKIKIMPTSPDIAKFFKKHRQKYKDLLPAGINI; encoded by the coding sequence ATGAAGATTATGAATGGTGCTGATTTGAACATTGAAAATAATACATTTTTAAGACAATACGAATTAAAAACAGAAGAAGGTTTATTAACGATAGAATATCAAGACCAAGGAAGACAATTATTTTTGACTAAGCTTAATTTACCTTCTAAACAAGTAAATCCTAATTTGGTTGAAGTTTTTATTGCACAAGTTTTAGAATCTTATCGTGATTCAAAAATTAAAATTATGCCAACTTCTCCTGATATAGCCAAGTTTTTTAAAAAACATCGTCAAAAATATAAAGATTTATTACCAGCTGGGATTAATATTTAA
- a CDS encoding ABC transporter substrate-binding protein: MRQHTIIYCILASVIISLYSCKNTSKDKRSHMVFRYNEHANITSLDPAFAKDQRNIWACHQIYNTLVKQDHNLHIKPDLAKSWRISEDGKTYTFQLRDSIFFHQHPIFGEDSTKQMTAEDVVFSLKRLTSTDVASPGSWVLDQVEAIKQISKLSLQIELKQAFPPFLGILSMKYCSIVPKESKQLNLRKTPIGTGPFYLKRWLENEKMVLRRNKLYFETDSLKNQLPYLEAVAITFLPDKQSEFMAFLQGKLDFLSGLDPSYKDELLTNTGQLQPQHRDKIILEKSPYLNTEYIGINMESQDKAIQNINFRKALNFGFNREKMITYLRNGIGFPANNGFIPKGLPGYLSKKLYSFNKDSALYYLNKYKSETKSSTPKINITTNANYVDLIEYIQKSYQELGIETSVEVLPPSTIRQQRSAGQLDLFRASWIADYPDAENYLGLFYSEKKAPKGPNYTRFSHRIFDSLFVKSQTIQDDSLRYIYYKKMNRLIANEAPVIPLYYDQITRFYHKNIKGLQMNPVNLLDLKTVYKEH, translated from the coding sequence TTGAGACAGCATACAATCATTTACTGCATTTTAGCAAGTGTAATTATAAGCCTATATAGCTGTAAAAACACCTCTAAAGACAAACGCTCTCACATGGTTTTTCGTTACAACGAACATGCTAATATCACGTCTTTAGATCCTGCTTTTGCAAAAGACCAGCGCAATATTTGGGCATGTCATCAAATTTATAATACACTTGTTAAGCAAGACCACAACCTACACATTAAACCTGATTTAGCTAAGAGTTGGCGCATTTCTGAAGACGGAAAAACCTATACCTTTCAATTACGCGATAGTATTTTTTTCCATCAACACCCTATTTTTGGCGAAGACTCTACAAAACAAATGACAGCTGAAGATGTTGTGTTTAGTTTAAAAAGACTAACTTCAACTGATGTGGCTTCACCTGGCAGTTGGGTACTTGACCAAGTTGAAGCCATTAAACAAATAAGTAAGTTAAGCTTACAAATTGAACTCAAACAGGCTTTTCCACCTTTTTTGGGCATTTTGAGTATGAAATATTGCTCTATTGTACCAAAAGAAAGTAAGCAGCTTAACTTAAGAAAAACACCTATTGGCACAGGACCATTTTACTTAAAACGATGGCTTGAAAACGAAAAAATGGTTCTTAGAAGAAATAAACTATATTTTGAAACAGATAGTTTAAAAAACCAACTTCCTTATCTTGAAGCTGTTGCCATTACATTTTTACCTGATAAACAAAGTGAATTCATGGCTTTTTTACAAGGTAAATTAGATTTTTTAAGCGGCCTTGATCCTAGTTATAAAGACGAGTTATTAACTAATACAGGTCAACTTCAGCCGCAACACAGAGATAAAATTATTCTTGAAAAATCACCTTATCTAAATACGGAATATATTGGTATAAACATGGAAAGTCAGGATAAAGCCATTCAGAACATTAACTTCAGAAAGGCTTTAAATTTCGGATTTAATCGTGAAAAAATGATAACCTATCTACGAAATGGCATTGGTTTTCCAGCGAACAATGGTTTTATTCCAAAAGGTTTACCTGGCTACCTCAGCAAAAAATTATATAGTTTTAATAAAGATTCGGCTTTATATTATTTAAATAAATATAAAAGTGAAACAAAAAGTTCTACACCGAAAATTAACATCACTACCAATGCTAATTATGTTGACTTAATTGAATACATTCAAAAATCATATCAAGAACTTGGTATAGAAACATCGGTTGAAGTTTTACCACCATCGACCATAAGGCAACAACGTTCAGCTGGACAACTCGATTTATTTAGAGCCAGCTGGATAGCCGATTATCCCGATGCCGAAAATTACTTAGGCTTATTTTACTCAGAGAAAAAAGCACCAAAAGGTCCTAATTATACGCGATTTAGCCATCGAATTTTTGATAGCCTATTTGTGAAGTCACAAACAATTCAAGATGATAGTTTACGCTACATCTATTACAAAAAAATGAATCGATTAATTGCTAACGAAGCACCAGTAATTCCTCTTTATTACGACCAAATTACTCGATTTTATCACAAAAACATCAAAGGTTTACAAATGAATCCTGTAAATTTGCTTGACCTCAAAACCGTTTACAAAGAACATTAA
- a CDS encoding acyl-CoA thioesterase codes for MNKVFKHASESEVTLSQLMLPSHSNFNGKIHGGFILSVLDQIAFACASKHSENYCVTASVDRVDFLNPVEVGELLTLKSSVNYVGRTSMVVGVRVESENIQTGQKKHCNSSYFTMVAKNQNGETTKVPGLILKTENDIRRFIKNIKRRELRQQHDKTFNDFQLDLENHLKLLKNHNAKVELDKH; via the coding sequence ATGAATAAAGTCTTTAAACACGCTTCTGAAAGTGAAGTAACATTATCGCAACTCATGTTGCCCTCACATTCAAATTTTAACGGTAAAATTCATGGCGGTTTTATTTTATCTGTTTTAGACCAAATTGCTTTTGCCTGTGCCTCGAAGCATTCTGAAAACTATTGCGTTACAGCCAGTGTAGATCGTGTTGACTTTCTTAATCCTGTTGAAGTCGGTGAGCTGCTCACTTTAAAATCATCAGTAAACTATGTCGGTCGTACTTCTATGGTTGTTGGTGTTAGGGTTGAATCTGAAAATATACAAACCGGACAAAAAAAACATTGTAATTCTTCTTATTTTACAATGGTGGCTAAAAATCAAAATGGTGAAACCACTAAAGTTCCTGGACTTATTCTTAAAACCGAAAATGATATTAGACGTTTCATTAAAAACATTAAACGCCGAGAATTACGCCAACAACATGATAAAACTTTTAATGACTTTCAATTAGACCTTGAAAATCACCTAAAACTTCTTAAAAATCATAATGCTAAAGTTGAACTAGATAAGCATTAA
- a CDS encoding alpha/beta hydrolase, whose translation MKTQVFMMPGMAANPTIFEHIKLPDEYQVHWLDWLSPLIDESLESYARRLSEPVPKNDEVILIGVSFGGIIVQEIHKLVNAKKVIIISSVKHENELPPRMKIARDTGVYKVLPTGIFNYLEQIDKLPLGDLVKKRIQLYKTYMSMNDKHYLDWAIKSILNWKQTQDNTNFVHIHGDQDGVFPIKYINTCVTVKGGTHLMILNRFRWFNEHLPNLINN comes from the coding sequence ATGAAAACTCAGGTGTTTATGATGCCGGGAATGGCAGCTAATCCTACAATATTTGAGCATATTAAACTGCCTGATGAGTATCAAGTACATTGGTTAGACTGGCTTAGTCCACTTATAGACGAATCTTTAGAGTCTTATGCTCGACGTTTAAGTGAACCTGTACCAAAAAATGATGAGGTGATTTTAATTGGCGTTTCTTTTGGTGGTATTATTGTTCAAGAGATACACAAGCTTGTTAACGCTAAAAAAGTAATTATTATATCAAGTGTGAAACATGAAAATGAGCTACCGCCACGAATGAAAATAGCGCGTGATACCGGTGTTTATAAAGTTTTACCAACAGGTATTTTTAATTATTTAGAACAAATAGATAAATTGCCACTCGGTGATCTAGTAAAAAAACGCATTCAATTGTATAAAACTTATATGTCTATGAATGATAAGCATTATCTTGATTGGGCAATAAAAAGCATTTTAAACTGGAAACAAACTCAAGATAATACTAACTTTGTACATATTCATGGAGATCAAGATGGCGTTTTTCCAATAAAATACATTAATACCTGTGTTACAGTTAAAGGTGGAACACATCTTATGATTTTAAATCGTTTTAGATGGTTTAATGAACATTTACCAAATCTTATAAATAATTAG